Genomic window (Misgurnus anguillicaudatus unplaced genomic scaffold, ASM2758022v2 HiC_scaffold_28, whole genome shotgun sequence):
GCGTTCACCGGCTGTGGAGCTCCATGTGGATGGCCTGGGTGGGAGAACCCTCTGGCCTGTGCTTACTGTCACTCAAGGAGCATTAATCTTAGCCTGCCTTCCTCTCGTGGAAGCCCCTCCTGAGCCCCGGCCACCTCTCCCCAGCCTGGCCTCAGTTTCCCAGGGCTTAGCTCTGTTGTCAGGCCTGCAGGATTTCCTCTGTGGGCCTGGAGGTAAACTACCAGAGCCTGATGTGCTAGCGTCCCGTTTGGCAGCCCTTCCTTCGGTGATTTTGCAGATTTGCCCTTTGGGACGGCCGCTGGATACTCCCCCGTCAGCTGGAACTATGCCTGTTTCTGTGGCTCCAAGCCCAGGGGGGGCTCAGAAGCAGCCAGCCTGGAAAGCCGGTGTCCATCGTGGAAGGGCTGTAGTAAGTGTGGCACTTACAGAGAAGGTGAGGTCCATGCAGTATGGCAAGAGTACCCAACAGGATCTGTGGGATGTGTACGGCATGGTTATGTGTAAAGTTAGTGGCCTTCCTTttcaaataactttttttagAATACCAGTTCAgatttttgttatattaagataTCTTAACATTTACTATTTTATTTGGTTTTCTCTTGGCATCAGTGTGAAGTGGAAGGGGTTTTGCCCAATGTTACGGTCACCCTCACTCTTCCACCAAATGGCTCGCCACTGCAGGATATTCTTGTCCATCCGTGTGTGACGTCTGTAGACGCAAGCATCCTCACCGCCTGCAGCGTGGAGGAAAATGATGGCTCCGCCTTTTCAGGGCCTTACAAGTTCCCGTTCTCACCTCCTTTGGAGCTTTTTAGACTATGCAGTTACACCTCACAGGTAGATATCCTGTTATAAATAggttattaaatgtttttaaatatatgtattttgtaTATAATGGTATATACACACTACTACCTAAGTGTTTTTAACTGCCTAATAACTATTTATTAGGTACCTGTGCCACCCATTCTTGGCTACTACCAGCTGAATGGAGAGGAGAATCATCTAAAGATTAATGTGGTCCTGAAACTCCACGAAAGtgtaaaaaatagttttgagttctGTGAGGCACACCTTCCTTTTTTCAACCGGTAATAGATGTTCACATTCTTGCATAGcttaataaattaattgcaaAATTTTGTAAGTAATTTTTTATACTCCACATGTGCTAAGTGACACATTTGGAGAGATTTGTATGCAAACTGAAATAGATCTGAAAATTGGCTAGTGGTTCAGAATAGCATAGTGTATTATCATGTCTTTAGTAGGTTCAGTGTTGTCATGCTTATATATAGTAGATTACATCAATTATTAAATCAGTGCATGCTTCTTCACAGGAACCTAATGGGCAACGTGGAGGTCAAAGTGAGCTCAGGACAGCTTGAGGTGTCAAAAGAGAAGAACCTGCTGGTTTGGGTCCTTGGCACGTCAACTCTTAATATTTCAGTTtgttggtaattattttaaaaaatgtcataaatatAACACATTTCTTTTGTCCTCAGGTCAGAAGTTTCCAAAGTCTAGGGAAGTATCGCTGGAGGGGACTGTTCATTTTTCAGGGACTGTTGCTGGACCAACAGATCCTCTCTGCACAGGACTCACTACTTATATAAAAGTGAGGAAGCAATAAgagttattcatttttttattagtttatcttaattttaaaaCCAGTTTAGTTTTTTATTCTGTTGCAAGGATGATATTTTGGTTAAATTCATCTTACGATCTAATAGAGATGTAACATCTATACTTCTGCAGCTTTATTTTCGTATCCAAGATTTAACTTTATCTGGATGCTGTGTGGATCAGCACTCGGTGCAGGTATACTCGTCTGCTAAACCACGCATTGTCACAAGTGAGTATATTTCGATACATGTAAGTACTGGAGATGGCTCATGGgcataaaatgtaatttttataatatttttctttctttaagcACGAGAACTGGTCTCCTCAGAATACTACATCTGGAACTACACAGGGGATGCTCCTGTCTCCTCTGGTCTCATGATATTGTGACAGATTGTGACTCAATAATGCACCAGTTGCCTTAATAAATGAACGccaaggtttatttcagatgtTAAAGAAGGATCGGGTTAAATGACCGTAGATCCTACAGTGTTACCTTCCATTTACAGTATAGGCTGCATGGACTCTTTTAATACAGTACGTCAAAATGTAATATTAAATTTTCAATGAAATACATCATGTAAATTGTTTATGTCTTTGCCTATGTACatgcattaatttatttttgtgtactGACACATTATGAATAATTGACGCTTTTGTACATATAGAAAAGctttaaatgcatacattttaaaCTTATCTTTTCTAATAAGAGGTACAAAGAATAAAAAATCAATTAACTTTTCCTTTATTTTTGATATAGGCTTTGAGTTTTTATAAGTGTTCAAGCTTTGGTTT
Coding sequences:
- the LOC141362509 gene encoding AP-5 complex subunit mu-1-like encodes the protein MSIRALWVVSHEKGESGKVRFSRRYPTVEFRAKSLAGAQYVAVPEDCVLPQLLLTELGQVDADKPYVDIRDDCAHQQRSPAVELHVDGLGGRTLWPVLTVTQGALILACLPLVEAPPEPRPPLPSLASVSQGLALLSGLQDFLCGPGGKLPEPDVLASRLAALPSVILQICPLGRPLDTPPSAGTMPVSVAPSPGGAQKQPAWKAGVHRGRAVVSVALTEKVRSMQYGKSTQQDLWDVYGMVMCKCEVEGVLPNVTVTLTLPPNGSPLQDILVHPCVTSVDASILTACSVEENDGSAFSGPYKFPFSPPLELFRLCSYTSQVPVPPILGYYQLNGEENHLKINVVLKLHESVKNSFEFCEAHLPFFNRNLMGNVEVKVSSGQLEVSKEKNLLVWVLGQKFPKSREVSLEGTVHFSGTVAGPTDPLCTGLTTYIKLYFRIQDLTLSGCCVDQHSVQVYSSAKPRIVTTRELVSSEYYIWNYTGDAPVSSGLMIL